A single Triticum dicoccoides isolate Atlit2015 ecotype Zavitan chromosome 2A, WEW_v2.0, whole genome shotgun sequence DNA region contains:
- the LOC119352982 gene encoding proline-rich protein 4-like translates to MAAPRASLVLALLLAIAVANAEAASVVVGLAKFTDCTRKNIKAKEAFKGLQVAIKCKNVNGEYESKAVGALDGTGAFSVPVAADLHSADCVAQLHSAASNAPCSGQEPSKIVPVSEGTTFGVVAGAKTNALASPECASATLCGPIKKHIIEHFHHKKPVPPKPEPKPQPHPDYGPVPKPEPKPQPHPDYHPVPPTPTYGGGGGGGYHGHH, encoded by the exons ATGGCAGCTCCGAGAGCATCACTCGTCCTCGCCCTCCTGCTGGCGATCGCCGTTGCCAATGCTGAGGCGGCGTCGGTCGTCGTCGGCCTGGCCAAGTTCACCGACTGCAccaggaagaacatcaaggccaagGAAGCCTTCAAGG GTCTTCAGGTGGCGATCAAGTGCAAGAACGTCAACGGCGAGTACGAGAGCAAGGCGGTGGGTGCCCTTGACGGCACCGGCGCTTTCAGCGTGCCCGTGGCCGCCGACCTCCACAGCGCCGACTGCGTCGCACAGCTCCACAGCGCCGCCTCCAACGCACCGTGCTCCGGCCAGGAGCCATCAAAGATCGTGCCGGTGTCTGAGGGCACCACCTTCGGGGTCGTTGCCGGCGCCAAGACGAACGCGCTGGCATCGCCAGAGTGCGCGTCGGCGACCCTGTGCGGGCCAATCAAGAAGCACATCATCGAGCACTTCCACCACAAGAAGCCCGTGCCACCGAAGCCGGAGCCCAAGCCCCAGCCCCACCCGGACTACGGGCCCGTGCCCAAGCCCGAGCCGAAGCCGCAGCCCCACCCGGACTACCACCCCGTCCCTCCCACGCCCACctacggcggcggtggtggcggtggatacCACGGACACCACTGA